The genomic region CCGGGCGCTCCGGCGGACAACCGCTTCGTCGCGGTGCAGAGCGTCGTCATCGATGACCAGGACCGGCTCTGGGTCGTGGACACCGGCAACCCCCAGTTCAAGGGCGTCATCGCCCCGCCTCGACTCCAGCAGTTCGAGCTCACCGGGCGGCTGGTGCGCACCTATGCATTCCCGCCGGAGGTCTCCTCCGGGGACAGCTACCTCAACGATGTCCGCATCGACACGGAGAACGGGGTGGCCTACCTCACCGACTCGCAGGCGGGCGGCCTGGTGGTCCTCGACCTGAAGAGCGGGAGCGCGCGCAAGGTGCTGCGCAATCACCCCTCCACCCACGCGGAGGCCGACAGCATGGTGGTGATGGGCCGCCCCTTCCCGCGCGCCGTCCAGAGCGATGGCATCGCGCTCAGCCCGGACCGGAAGACGCTCTACTGGACGGTGCTCACCGGCCACACGCTCTGGCGCATTTCCACCGAGGCCCTGCGCGACGCGAGCCTGGACGACCCGGCGCTCGCCGGCCGCGTCGAGCAGGTGGACACCATCGTGGCCACGGATGGCATCGAGTTCGATCGCCAGGGAAAGCTCTGGCTCGGTGGCCTGGAGGACAGCTCCCTCGCCGTGTATGTGCCGGGCGGGAAGTACAAGCAGGTCCTCCAGGATGACCGCCTGCGGTGGCCCGACACCTTCGCCGTGGGGCCGGACGGGAGGATGTACGTCACCACCACGCAGATCCACCTGCCGCCCGCGGAGCGGGGACCCTATGAGATCTACCGTTTCGCACCGTGAGCTTGTGAAGACGCTGGTGTAGAGAGAGTGGCCGTCTGAAACCGCCGTAGCTGCGTGGAGAACCCATGGCCGCGTCCCCCCTGCGTGTCGGCAATGCCTCGGGCTTCTATGGAGACCGCTTCTCGGCGGTCCGCGAGATGCTCGAAGGAGGCCAGCTCGACGTCCTCACCGGCGACTACCTCGCCGAGCTGACGATGCTGATTCTCGGCCGCGACCGGATGAAGGATCCGGAGCTCGGCTACGCGAAGACCTTCCTGCGCCAGATGGAGCAGTGCCTGGGGCTCGCCCTGGAGAAGAAGGTCCGCATCGTCGCCAACGCGGGGGGACTGAACCCCGTGGGGCTCGCCGCCGCGCTCCGTCAGCTCGCGGAGCGCCTGGGATTGAAGGCCCGGGTGGCGCACGTGGAGGGTGACGATCTCTCCGGCAACGCGGATGCGCTGGGGCTGGGCTCTCCCATCACCGCCAACGCGTACCTGGGTGCGTGGGGAATCGCCGAGTGCCTGCGCGCGGGAGCGGACATCGTCGTCACCGGGCGCGTGACGGACGCCTCGCTCGTCGTGGGCCCGGCGGCCGCGCACTTCGGCTGGCGGACGGATGACTGGGACCGGCTGGCGGGCGCGATGGTCGCCGGCCACGTGCTGGAGTGCGGCGCCCAGGCCACCGGAGGCAACTACTCCTTCTTCACGGAGGTGGATGCCCGCCGTCCCGGCTTCCCGCTCGCGGAGCTCCACGAGGATGGGAGCTCCGTCATCACCAAGCACCCGGGCACGGGCGGCGCGGTGACGGTGGACACGGTCATCGCGCAGCTCGTCTATGAGATTACGGGAGCCCGGTACGCGGGGCCCGACGCGACGGCCCGCTTCGACACCATCTCGCTGGCCTCGGACGGCAAGGACCGCGTCCGCATCACGGGTGTTCGCGGCGAGCCGCCCCCGCCCACGGTGAAGGTCTGCCTCAACCACCTCGGCGGGTACCGCAACGAGGCGACGTTCATCCTCGTCGGGCTCGACATCGAGGAGAAGGCTCGCCTGGTCCGCGAGCAGCTCGAGGCGGCGCTGCCGCGCAAGCCGAAGGAGCTGCACTGGACGCTCGTCCGGACGGACCGGGAGGACGCGCCCACGGAGGAGCAGGCGGCGGCGTTCCTGCGCGTGGTGGTGAAGGACTCGGACGCGAAGGTGATCGGCCGCGCCTTCAGCGGAGCGGCGGTGGAGCTGGCACTGGGCAGCTACCCCGGCTTCACGATGACGGCGCCCCCGGCGGACAGCGCGCCCTATGGTGTCTACACTCCGGCCTACGTCGACGCGACGAAGGTGGAGCATGTCGCGGTCCTCCCCGATGGGACGCGCTCCGTCATCGCGCCTCCAGCGAAGACGTTGGCCCTCGGGCCGGCGGAGCTCCCCGCCCTTCCCGAGCCGCTGCCCGCGGGTGCGACGCGACGTGTGCCGCTCGGCCGCATCGTCGCCGCGCGGAGTGGCGACAAGGGAGGCACGGCCAACATCGGGGTCTGGGCCCGGACGGATGAGGCGTGGCGGTGGCTCGCGCACGCGCTCACGTCGGACAAGCTGCGCGAGCTGCTCCCCGAGGCCGCCGCCTTCCCCATCGAGCGGCACGTCTTCCCCCAGCTCCGGGGGCTGAACTTCGTCATCGACGGGCTGCTCGGCGAGGGTGTCTCGTCATCGACCCGCTTCGATCCTCAGGGCAAGGCGCTGGGCGAGTGGCTCCGCTCCCGCCACGTCGATGTTCCCGAGTCCCTGCTCCGCTGAGCGGAGCGACTGGCCGACTGGGGGTCACCGCAGCGGCAGGAACACGTCCGTGATGGCCTCGTGCTCCGGTACGTCCGGGAAGAAGCGGACGCGCTGGAAGAACAGCGGGCAGTCCCGGACCTCCTCGCCGCTGCGCGGCAGCCACTCCGCGTAGAGGTACCGGACGCTCGCCCCGAGCGTGTCGTCCGAGCCGATGTGCCGCAGCACCGCGCACCGGCCCCCCGGGATGCTCTTCCCCACGACGCCGAACGGGTTCTCCTTCACCTCGAGGTCCGTGGCGGCGCAGATGTCGAAGCGGTGGTCCTCCGGAGCGATCTCCTCGGGGTTGTCGTGGACGATGTTGAAGGTGGCGCTGAACCTCGGTGACAGCCCGACCTGCTTGCGCCAGGTGATGAACCTCCGCACGGAGTCGCCGATGCGTCGTGGGTCGCCCCGATGCTCGAGGGCGGCGACCTTCGTCTCCGGGAAGAGAACGATCTGGACCTGCGCCGGCTGAAGGGTGGGTTTCATGTGGTGGATCCTCAGCTCACTCAAGGGTTGGTACGTCGCGTGCCAAGGTTCCCACCGCGGCTGCTTCCTGAACTCCGAAGGCGTCTGCCCCACGCGCCGCTTGAAGGCACGCGCGAATGCCTCGGGTCCCTCGTAGCCGCTCGCCAGCGCGACATCGATGATGGAGTGCTGGTCGCGGAAGGCGAGCAGGAACGAGGCGCGCTTCAGGCGCTGCAGCTGGACGTACTCATGGACGCCCATCCCGAAGAGCGCGGAGAACTGCCGGTGGAAGTGGAACTTCGAGAAGGCCGCCACGCGGCTGAGCCGTTCCACGCACAGGTCTTCGTCCTCCAGGTGCGCGTCGATGAACTCGAGCACCCTTCGGAATCTGGCGAGGTATGCGTCCGCGTCCGCTGCAGTCAACGAAGTGCCCCCTTGACGCTCGACACCGTACCGACCCGCCCTCCGGGTGACCTGACCGATCTTGCGGAAGTGGAGCGGTGAAGCACGAGCGCCTCCGGGGCAGCCTGATGGGAGCGGCTCAACCCCTGGCGAACGCCAGCAGATCGCCGCTGAGCTGCTCCTTGTGGGTGGCGGCGAGGCCATGATCGCCGCCGGGGTAGATCTTCAGCGTCGAGCCCTTCACGAGCCTGGCCGAGAGGCGGGCCGAAGCGTCGATGGGTACGATCTGGTCGTCGTCCCCGTGGAGGATCAGCGTCGGCACGTCGAACTTCTTCAGGTCCTCGGTGAAGTCCGTCTCGGAGAAGGCCTTGATGCAGTCGAGCTGGCCCTTGAGGCCGCCCATCATGCCCTGCAGCCAGA from Hyalangium gracile harbors:
- a CDS encoding SMP-30/gluconolactonase/LRE family protein, giving the protein MRLFLPVVTALMLAACATTPTRSEPTAGAPETAPSAASRSPPLELVAQSPRQWTGITVSKAGRIFVNFPRWSEDVPVSVAELKNGTVTPWPDATWNTWAPGAPADNRFVAVQSVVIDDQDRLWVVDTGNPQFKGVIAPPRLQQFELTGRLVRTYAFPPEVSSGDSYLNDVRIDTENGVAYLTDSQAGGLVVLDLKSGSARKVLRNHPSTHAEADSMVVMGRPFPRAVQSDGIALSPDRKTLYWTVLTGHTLWRISTEALRDASLDDPALAGRVEQVDTIVATDGIEFDRQGKLWLGGLEDSSLAVYVPGGKYKQVLQDDRLRWPDTFAVGPDGRMYVTTTQIHLPPAERGPYEIYRFAP
- a CDS encoding acyclic terpene utilization AtuA family protein; this translates as MAASPLRVGNASGFYGDRFSAVREMLEGGQLDVLTGDYLAELTMLILGRDRMKDPELGYAKTFLRQMEQCLGLALEKKVRIVANAGGLNPVGLAAALRQLAERLGLKARVAHVEGDDLSGNADALGLGSPITANAYLGAWGIAECLRAGADIVVTGRVTDASLVVGPAAAHFGWRTDDWDRLAGAMVAGHVLECGAQATGGNYSFFTEVDARRPGFPLAELHEDGSSVITKHPGTGGAVTVDTVIAQLVYEITGARYAGPDATARFDTISLASDGKDRVRITGVRGEPPPPTVKVCLNHLGGYRNEATFILVGLDIEEKARLVREQLEAALPRKPKELHWTLVRTDREDAPTEEQAAAFLRVVVKDSDAKVIGRAFSGAAVELALGSYPGFTMTAPPADSAPYGVYTPAYVDATKVEHVAVLPDGTRSVIAPPAKTLALGPAELPALPEPLPAGATRRVPLGRIVAARSGDKGGTANIGVWARTDEAWRWLAHALTSDKLRELLPEAAAFPIERHVFPQLRGLNFVIDGLLGEGVSSSTRFDPQGKALGEWLRSRHVDVPESLLR
- a CDS encoding AraC family transcriptional regulator; its protein translation is MLEFIDAHLEDEDLCVERLSRVAAFSKFHFHRQFSALFGMGVHEYVQLQRLKRASFLLAFRDQHSIIDVALASGYEGPEAFARAFKRRVGQTPSEFRKQPRWEPWHATYQPLSELRIHHMKPTLQPAQVQIVLFPETKVAALEHRGDPRRIGDSVRRFITWRKQVGLSPRFSATFNIVHDNPEEIAPEDHRFDICAATDLEVKENPFGVVGKSIPGGRCAVLRHIGSDDTLGASVRYLYAEWLPRSGEEVRDCPLFFQRVRFFPDVPEHEAITDVFLPLR